The Pleomorphomonas sp. T1.2MG-36 DNA segment CGACGCCGTCCTGTTTGTCACACCCGAATACAACCGGTCGGTTCCCGGCTCGCTCAAGAATGCCCTCGACGTCGGCTCCCGCCCCTACGGACACAGCGTATGGAAGGGCAAGCCCACCGCCATCGTCAGCGTCTCGCCGGGCATGCTGGGCGCGTTCGGCGCCAACCATCACCTTCGCCAGCCGTTGGTTTTCCTGGACATGCCGGTCATGCAGCAGCCCGAAGCCTATGTCTCCAAGGTGGGCGATCTCCTGGACCAGGACGGCAAGCTCACCAACGATGACACCAAGGCCTTCCTCTCCGGCTTCCTCGCCGCCTTCGCGACCTGGATCGGCAAACACAAGTAAGCGCCCGAGGGCGACAAGAAAGTCGACATGACCATCACCAACGAAGACGAACTCGACGGCCTCAAGGCGATCGGCCGCGTCGTGGCCGACGCCATCGCCGCCATGGCCACGGCCGTTCGCCCCGGCATCACCACGGCCGAACTCGACGAGATCGCCGGCCGCGTTCTCGACGAAGCCGGCGCCATCCCGGCCCCGAAGGAGAGCTACGGCTTTCCCGGCATCGCCTGCATCTCGGTCAGCGAGGAGATCGCCCACGGCATCCCCGGCGACCGGGTGCTGAAGGTCGGCGATCTCATCAACCTCGACGTCTCCGCCTCCAAGGACGGGTTCTTCGCCGACAGCGGCGCCTCCTTCGCCGTAGCCCCCGTACCGGCCAAGCTGGACAAGCTCTGCCGGGACGGTCGTCGCGCCATGTGGGCCGGCATCGGCGCCGTGGCGCCCGGCAAGCCGCTGGCCGGCGTCGGACGCGCCGTCGGCGCCTTCGCCCGCAAGAACGGCTATACGCTGGTCCGCAACCTCGGCAGCCACGGCGTCGGCCGGTCGCTGCACGAG contains these protein-coding regions:
- a CDS encoding NADPH-dependent FMN reductase, which gives rise to MAYDVAVLVGSLRKGSFSRAVADNLATLAGDKLALRIIEIGDLPLYNPDLDGDAPPAAWTRFRGEAVSADAVLFVTPEYNRSVPGSLKNALDVGSRPYGHSVWKGKPTAIVSVSPGMLGAFGANHHLRQPLVFLDMPVMQQPEAYVSKVGDLLDQDGKLTNDDTKAFLSGFLAAFATWIGKHK
- the map gene encoding type I methionyl aminopeptidase, whose amino-acid sequence is MTITNEDELDGLKAIGRVVADAIAAMATAVRPGITTAELDEIAGRVLDEAGAIPAPKESYGFPGIACISVSEEIAHGIPGDRVLKVGDLINLDVSASKDGFFADSGASFAVAPVPAKLDKLCRDGRRAMWAGIGAVAPGKPLAGVGRAVGAFARKNGYTLVRNLGSHGVGRSLHEEPSDIATWPDPRERRIITDGLVFTVEPFLSLGAEWAEDGDDEWTLYSEPRAPTVQFEHTIVATRNGPVVVTLPS